agcctGGCACCCCACCTCACTACATGTACCGTTTACATTTTGTAGCCTGGCACCCCAGTCTCACCACAGTTATATATTAGCCACCTTTAGCATGCAGCAGTAGCTTACCACTGTTAGTGTTCATGTGTTCAGATTCAGTTTTATTACTGATTGGCATGGCATGAGACATTTACGTAAAACAAGACATATGAACATTGATACATGATTACATAGTTTTCTAAGATTTTAGCAAGGTAGAAGATATGATGCAGCCATGGTAAAAGTAACAAACAATACTGACTGAAAAACTTCACCTCCCATTACATTACCAGGCAATTACAAAGGAACCATCAGCTGCCATTGTTCAGTTGGGACaatgttttggtttggtttaaaattgcatcAACTGAGTTTGCAGAACTGATGTTTGTAATTTACCAATAGTCTAACAATTAAACCTGCCATcagttatttatttttttaaagttaagaTAACACCATATTACTAAGCTAAGCTCTGCCTGTGCCATGGTACCACACATACCCCGCCTTgccatgttgccatggcaaccccagcCCCGCCCAATACCTTGTTACCATGCCAACCATGGTATGTAAAAGTAGAGAAGATGAAGAGAAGATGGCTACATGTAATAACTGTGCAGGCTGGGATGCAGGCTCCAATACAAGCAGTCTTGTAACGTCTCTTCCAACTTGGTCTGTTAACTAATCCTTGCTAAAAAATGTTTCTCTACTAACATTTACTAAACAAATTTTGAATGTGCAGTTTGTTTTCCTCAATGCCTGTCACATTGAGTGTCTGTCCATTGACTttgacagggttggacaagtccactagcccaattgtcccgggcaagtgaatgtGCTGATTGGATAAGTGCTTGTcttaccccacttgtccgattgggcaaataagatttttccatgagtgagattttgatgtacttgttacttttcccTGTCATGGCATCaatcattggtcaacacaggaaaagagagccaatgataaaagaattccattgatggaagtgcaaatacataaaaaaatgttctttaaattttgggcaagtcaaaagttggtttgggcaagtaaatcttttaCACAAAattttactgtaaatcttgtatgtgcttgcccaataggacaagacTTAGAAATAAGAcaagaattttagaaaacttgttcaaccctgcttTGACCTGTCTTCCTGTTCTACTGCTGTAACGACAACAACTCTTGCTGCTCGGGGAACATAGAGACACTAAACTGtgtcatgttgtatgtttgaTCTTCACCACTGTATTTTGTGTTCTCTCTGCTGCCTTAAGTGTGCTCTGGGACTATAGAAGTGTTTTCCTGGTGAGTTTTAATGTGCTGACACATCTCCTATCAGTGCTGATACGTCTCCTATCGCATATAGTAACTCCAGTTTTCGTGAGTTTTAATGTGCTGACCTCAGTGCTGATTTGTCTCCTATCGCATTTGTAACTCCAGTTTTCCCGTTCTTGGGCTGAGCTTCTCGTGGTCCACAGTGTTCTCTTGACAAGAAACCAGGTCCTTTTGAAAACAATGTACAGTTACTAAATGTGGGTGACCTGTACACCTGTAAGAGGGTTACCATCCTTTTCAGATATAGATACACAAAAAATTACGCTCCCACATTCTAGATCTCTTATAatagcaaacaaaaaaaaagttggacgTTTTTTCTGCCCTTTGGCTACAACAATGACAGTCACAACTTTggacgtacattttgtatgacttAGCAGACACATGCTGGAGTTTTGGGCCAATCTTGTGCAAATCTTTTTCATTATACTGAAAGGAAGCCAGGCTTTGGTACAGAATCACAAGACATTCCTGATCAAAATTTCTGCCATGTATGCTCCCTGTCTTTGCAAACAACTGCGTCTCatctacctgtacatgtaccaagtcAACATGTTgtggtatcggaccggagtttcttttacgatttcggaggttggcggacagcctcaggccgaagggctacaattccgctagtaaacgtaggacgcgaaacttagtcaatatggtggaaagctgtttactgcctctttccgacaaacctattggtatcgtctgttgcctctttattttgggtagaatatgtagtaaaattttaatttgggacccgaaaactatcattttttaacacttttttgatcgaagctgcttggaaaaaacgaattttcccaggataacggcctacgtggtagagaagctaaattcttcatgtttgtgtaaaatgaaaataaaaaaattccatgtgataacttttttgcaatctccgatgacgtcatttcttcgaaatcgcgtGAAAAACgatgctatttgggtcatcaggtgaaaaaaccgcatcaccgttgcagcggactaatacaaaaatggtttcgctggccgaccaactattCCTCGCACAAAatcaatacaacccacgggcttttcaggaaatacgacaaatctatgctcagctttaacgatcaccaagcaatagggagcaaaagttagggagacaacagcgcgcttccggcctattacaccacccttccgccaactccggtcagatttgaactccgacccggagcCTTGTGTCTGTATCTGATGCCTGTTCACAAACTTATCCAGCTGCTTGTGTAATGAGTAACCTTTGTTTGATCGTGTAtcttatctggatgtctaaccttcattgataaTGTTTTAAACTGTTCACCAAACATTCATGTTAACCGTCTTCACACTTTACTGTCAATTGTATACATTATTGAAAACACCAAGCATATCACATATCGATAATCAATCATGGCAATCATAGCTTGTCTGCACACGTGTCTATTTCCATAGCAACGGTCTCCACGGTAACTAACCCTGTGTTCTGTGCGCAGACTGCTGGAGCAGAGCTCCCCGGTTGGCTGGATTACGCCCCTTACTGAGTGCATGTGACTGGAATCAGCTGATcttgtgatgatcatgtgaccTGCATGGGCTGATCATGTGACTGACACGTGGACCAATCAGGCAGCAGCATGAGAAGATGCcaagtttgtgtgtgtagaaaacGTGGACACAGCTTATAAATGCAGTATTACCTGAATCCCTCACAGGGAAAATGCTTTAAGTTTCCTTACtccctgttttgttttgtttaactcAATCTTGGAAGATGTATTGTAACAAACTTACATTCCATTGACTTAAACCGTTTGTGTTACTGGCATCCAAGCAAGGCAGCTAGACAAGTAATGCTAGTTcccctttatccgtggggtaacttatatctgCTGTTTTTGAAAACGGTGCGTAGGGATTTCAAGTAgacggaaggtggtttcaaattacactatttgaaaatatattgaaaatattgcaagtaAAAACCTCCGTCCATGggcttgatatccctgaataccctgttttaacaaacaacggatataggttaccccacggataaaggtcaactagtgTTACTTCTGAGATATTCTTCAAGAGAATTTGCTTCAGACTAGAAGCAGTTAAAGTTATCAGGGCTGAATGTTGACAGTTGCCTTAgccctgacctctgacccctgggGTCACACCAGGCAGGCCCTGGATggatgaccttgacctttgggGATGACCTCCATCCCAGAagtgttgccaaaaattgttCGGTCACTTGAAGGGGAAAAAAGCTTCAAAATCATGTTAGATACGATTTCATGGCAAAAGAGATGCAGAtctagaaagagagagagagcaacTCTAAACAGGTCATGGGTCAAGAGTGCAAAGGTCATAAGCAAGGGGAGTGTTCCTGACTACAGGTTGTTGGTAGCGATGCTGTCGGCTCCAGCTAACATTCTGGTATCATTCAGGTGCAACACGCGTTTGGAAATGTCCGAAATTTCCCTTGCAATTGATGTACAAAATTACCGTTCACAGTTAAGAAGAAATGCTGTAATTATCTATATCTAGCAACCTTCACAACTCCCCTTTGCACTGTGACCTGTGACCCTGCCACTGGTAGCACCGTGCCAATGATCCCTACATCAGGCACCTTGTAAATACAACGCACTTCGCAGCACAGACTTCACCACTCTACCAGTATGCACTGCTGGCCACTGAACAGTGTCCATGGTACCAGTAGTCCCTACCAACTATAACTTAATGGTACTTATTCTTCCCACTATAATGTACTGTGGTACCTCTAAGCCCTCACAATAACCtacaacacaatggtacctctTTCCCATTATGACTAATATTCAGTGGTACACTTTTATTTGTACCATGTACTCCCCACTATAACATACAATCATAATGGTACATTGTGTATCTCCTCCCCTCTATATTGTACATTGGTACCTCCAACTATAATGTATGGTGGTACTTCTTTAATACTCCACACTATAACAACTATAATGGTACCTCCTACTCCCCACTATAGCATACAATGGTACTTCTTGCAACTATAACATATAATGGTACCTCTTACTCCTATTCCCCCACTATCATTATGGTACCTTCTACTCCACTATAAGATACTGTGTAACAATCAttacagggataaacaagtccactagccctattgtccagggcaagtgaaagtgctgttcaggcaagtgcatgtcctaccccacttgtccgatcgggcaagtaagatttttccattgattttagtgcaattttgatatacttgttactttttaccgtcatgacatcaagcaattgtctacagagaattccattgctggaagtgaaaatgcatatactagtaacagtgacatttgaattttgggcaagtgaaaaattggttcaggcaagtacattttttatgtgcttgcccgataggacaagtggattttagaaaacttgttcaaccctgcattATGGTACCTACTACCCCCACTATACCATAAAGCGGTACATACTTCTTACAACTATAACACAATGTGGTACCCACTACTCCCACTATAAGATAGTGGTACCTGCTAAACTATAACCTACGGTGACAATCACTATATCTTACCCAGGAAACTCGCGGTCCCTGATTGTAAATATGGCATATGGACCGAGTTGAGACTCTACATGTAAACGATACGAAGGATAAAGATAGACTGTATGACTGGTGGTTTATCAACCATGATCAGCAGAATAAATATTTAGAAGATGCAAAGATATTTAGAGCAAAGAGATGATGTAAAATGTTGTTGAAACTTACACTGTGGTATAATTATGTGTGACAGATGTTTAGCTAGAGTTTAGATCCTGTAAGTCACTGAATGTTGCTTTTGTCGTATAGTTTTGTACACTATTTTGTTGAGAAAAGGCTTTGTACATATTTTGCCCCAAAGAGTACCAAATTTATGTGcacattcttctttttttacagtGCTGGGGAGAAATGTCCAGCATAAGAGTTGCTCGCTGACCCACTAGGGCAGTCAGCAGTGCCTCCTTGCAGCTGAAGGAAGTACTGCAGTTAGACATTGTAACAAACTGTCACATCAGTTGTTCAGCGTCTTTTTCTTTTGCTTCCCTTCATTTTTTATGAGTAGGTATAAAGGAGGTGCAAGGCAATGTCAAGATGTTCTTACAATGTAAGAAAGTTTGAGCATATCTAATATGGCCACAATGTTCTGAAGATTTCATGTCCCTCTCTTTCTGTACGCAAagtaaagcacttaccaacaagctttttttttttaaatgttctgAATCAGATCCTTCTCAACTTGAAATGACCAGAAGCCCAAGTCATGTGACTTAAGCaatgaaagcttgttggtactTAACTTGTGTACAAAGATTGATTTTCAACTCTTTATAATGTCATTTGGTGTCATATATGAAATTTCATGGACTATTATTTGTAGCAAACACAATCGCCGTTGCTGTTTGAATGTTTTCCGTGTCCTGGCCATAAGTGTGTTCCATACAGAGTTGGCCAGACGCCCTGGACTTTGTTGCTGGTTAGGATATTTCCCAAGTTACCTCAATATTTCTTTGactcatttttattttaaactTCCTCTGTTAGTGAGGTACCATACAGCAATAGTGTGTCGTATTTAAAAAGTAGTTTATGATATGTCAATGGTTTTATAAGTAGAGCCTATCATAATCAAGTCATTGTCAACTAGCCTTACGGTAGTATTAAGTTTGTAGAGACATAAGCGGGGataagttaatctccaagcagatcctacggtagcatcaaaagctggcagaggagtgaagccggcttaggagtgtgtttggctaccgggcaaatgtacacctcttggctacctatctcctggccagtttggtactattatgtcattgtaggatctgcttgtagattaggGATAAGTGAGTGTCAAATGTTATAAAGATACAGGTCATATTCTAGGCAAGGTTAACATTTGGCTGCACACGTTTGCTGGCAATATGGCCTCATACTGGTGTTAGTGCAGCCAGGTGTAATATGGCCTCACATAAATGTTTGTGGGCCATATGGCCTCATACTGATGTTTGCAGGCAAATGTTACATGGCCTCACACAGATGTTTGTAGGCAGTATGGCCTCATACTGATGTTTGCAGAAAAGTGTAACATAAATAGGACTTTGGGTGTAGACTTTACTTATTTATACTAGTAGTCAGCATAGTGTAAGATTTTTCAATACTTAGCAATGATTTTGCGTTTAACTTAAATGTTGTTTATCTGACGTATGTGCAATATCTTAGTGTATGTTTTTGCCCTGACTTGTGTTAACCTCCTGCTTACTGAGGTACCATTTGGAACCAAGGATTTGTTGGTTGTATGTGAGGCAGTAGGGAATGGGTTAAACAGTTTAGGATGCCCTGATGCCTCActtaactccaagcagatgttaggatccAGCTTTTCTTTTCTACTATTGTGTTTTTATGTTATGTAATGGTTTGCCTACtactaatctcaaagcagatagaGGAGGTGaagtgtttaaaaaatgcaagaCTAGAAAAGAGGAGTAAAGggtccttacatctgcttggagaaaaatgCCCTTGCCAGTGTTGCAGGGTTTGGCAGACCATGTTTCTGGTAGGATGTTCGGCATtcctaacatacatgtatgcctctTGTTTTGCAGTAAAAGTTGAGTAATTACAGATCCTGATTTAAAATGGTATAATTTTCTTGTTCCGTCAGTCTCCATCAACATGAGCTAATGGTTTGCTTTGATgctcagttgttgtttttttgtttgtgttttttattgtaatcattaggggtgggtactggtacatcCCACTGGCACAGAATCAGCTTTCTTTTGTTGGTGCAAAAATTCCTGACCTCAAAAAAGTGAACCGGATTTGGGACGGATTAGAAATTACCAGATGAAATCAACTTGTGTTCAAGCATTTTATGGCTtgcaggtccaagaaaataagacCAAAAGTGAAATTGTGTAGAATTTTAAACCGGACCTCAAAAAAGCGGACCGCATTTTGGACGGATTAGAAATGACCAGATTGATTAAATCGACTGGTGTTCAAGCATTTTATGGCTTACCATTCCAAGAAAATAAGACCAAAAGTGAAATTGAGTAGAATTTTAAACCGCCAGTGGTATGTATACTACATGCAACATATTCCTGTGTAGCATGTGGACTATTAATTGTTTTGAGCATCTCCCATTCACATGCTTTCACAatcaagttcaggtccagacctataCCTCaactttctgtaccggtacccacgcCTAGTAACAATTGTTTTTATATTAAAGTGACAACAATTTTAGCCTTGCTGTATTATATGTATAAGGGAGGTAGAGATAATTTTGTTATACATTATGCAGACTCCTGAAATATGCGATAGGCCATAATGCGATTCTGTAGTTGGCTTCTTCTGTACTGGGGGATGGTTCACACACTGTGCCACCAACCTCTTTGTACTGTACTGTTGCACTGAGATATCAAGCAAAGCCAAGACAAATtgagacgtttttgttgtcttttattttcttaacttCGAAAAGCAATGAGGGTAATAGTAGAAAACTgtaaacaaatatataaacaTAATGTGAGTTTTACATAGATTAACATTTTTGCCTCTTAGCAATATACTGTGTGGCCAAAGAATtctaaaacatttcaattttctCGTGTCAAGAATGTTATGTTGTTGTCAGTTTTGATGGCACTATGATCAAATATATTCTTTAGCATGATAGTCAGGGTCGAGCTGAAGTAGGTTCAATGTGTACAttctatgttgtactgtattttctagccacaccacatacatgtactatcttgTACAAAAACCAACTGGAATAGAAGAACAAAAAGTCAACtgtcatgtaatttttttttcatctgttcTTTGGATTGAAATGGAACTTTTTGTCCGATGGCGCTGCAGATATAGCAAGTATTATGATGATAGATCCTGTTACAAACCCCCTCGCACTGGTCACACGTAGGAACCAGCATGAACCATTAAAGACCACTTTCCCAAGTCTGTTGTCATCTCTGCTGTGTGTGCGACAACTGCTGTCTGTAATTTATACTATAGCCACCTTAGCAAGTTTtacaaggccacaccaatttaagtAATTGGCTCTCGGAATTGCCACCTCCTACTTTTCTAAAAAGTACAGAAATTACACCTTCCATTCGTGATCAGCAAACTTTTACCAAGTACAAAGTTATTGAACAGCTTTCGCCTGCAATGTAGGTAACCATATCATTCATTGTAGTACAAGTTTTCATTCATGGACATAAATATAATAAACTGCTTttgataatttaaaaaaaactaacagGTGCAGCTACTTAACAGTGGTAGCGATTGCTTTCTTGAGGCTGAGAACTTATTCATATGTTACTATTTCCATGTCTTAGACCACAAGGGCTGGGCGCACAAAGCAAAagaaatgtaaataaaaaaagtcattcaatcattcattcttACTCATTATATTTTGTATCAACCCTTATCTTTACCAATCTTTTGCAAATTTTTTCAAATATCCTTTTTGGCCATCACTCCATATCGAATTCCAAGGTCCAATCAATTACTagtaaattggtatggcctgaTCTACGTAGCTGGCACACAACAAAACCTGTTACAACGAGAACTGACATGCACATTATAAATAGTACATGTAAAGAGTATCCCACCCCAAAAGCCCgacttacaaatgtatatagccTGCAAATGCTACGCGTAATGGTCAAATTTCCAAACCTAGGCCCGGCCAggatgacaaaaacaaaaaatagaagtGAAGAAGAATTCTTCTTCAATGTTAacgatacctggatgtctaatcttcacaaacgtaaaAAATTGATGTGTTCACCACAGAAtctacacaaattatgctcatgactaaTTTAGtaattatttcttttgttttgttgtcttttatgttataGTATGCTTTTCATTTCAAAAAGCTGCCTGGCTGGGCCCCAGTATGAAAGTGTGACCTTGGCTATAAGCAGGCAATGACATTATCATATACAACTGGACTTGACCATGAGTAGGACACGGACAAAACTGTTTTGAGTCAGGCATTATATCAAGATTCATTGTTTACCCAACGTCACCTACAATATGATTCAAGTAACTTATGTGGTCCACTTTTGTATCTTTGTACTGTCTCAATATTGGCTAAGCCctgaaacaaacaataaacaaaataaatctaGTACTAGGTTTATTCCCAGTAACAATAGTCACGCTCAGCCGGTCACTACTATTGCAAGGTTTCCTCTACTGTATGAATTCTTGCAAGTTGGGACAGACAAGACCTTGTAGCCGTAtgtccacactccccacacattaACACTCCCTACACATTTAGGGTTTCTCACTAGGGTGTTTAGCTTGAAGGTGTTTGTCCAAAcaggatttctgtgcagcagaatactCACACTGGCTACAGCTGtaaggtttttcccctgtatgagttttcatgtgttgaGATAGGTGAGACTTTTTCACAGCCCTGTATCCACATTCCTCACACTTAaaaggtttctctcctgtgtgagtttttAAGTGCTGTGATAGGTGAGACTTTTGCGTTgccttgtacccacactccccacacatgaagggtttctcactggTGTGTTTTGCAAGATGGTGTTCATCCAAACAAAATTTCCGTGCTGCAGAgtagtcacacaggtcacacttgtgggGCCTTTccccggtatgagttctcatatgtcgggataagtgagacttaagagctgccctgtatccacattcctcacacttaaaaggtttctctccagtgtgagttttTATGTGTGCAGAAAGGTTAGACCTTATCGCGGTCTTGTACCCACATTCCTCACACACAAAGGGTTTCTCACTGGTGTGTTTCGCGAGACGGTGTTGATCCAAACAGGATTTCAgcgctgcagaatagtcacactggtcacacttatagggccTTTccccggtatgagttctcatatgaccggataagtgagacttttgAGTTGCTCTGTATCCACATTCCTCGCATACATAGAGTTTGTCTCCAGTATGTTTAGCGAGACGGTGTTGATCCAAACAGGATTTCAgcgctgcagaatagtcacactggtcacacttatagggccTTTccccggtatgagttctcatatgaccggataagtgagacttttgAGTTGCTCTGTATCCACATTCCTCGCATACATAGAGTTTGTCTCCAGTATGTTTAGCGAGACGGTGTTGATCCAAACAGGATTTCAgcgctgcagaatagtcacactggtcacacttgtggggcctttctcctgtatgagttctcatatgcttGGATAGGTCAGACTTTTGAGTTGCTCTGTATCCACATTCATCACATacgtagggtttctccccagtgtgagttttCATATGCTCAGAAAGGTGAGACTTTCTCGCTGTCTTGTATCCACATTCCtcacacatgtatggtttctcacaaGTGTGTTTCGCGAGACAGTGTTCATCCAAACAGGATTTCAGCCCTgcagagtagtcacactggtcacacttgtagggcctttctcctgtatgagttctcaaaTGTCGGGATAAGCTGTTCTtgcgagctgtcctgtatccacactccccacatatgtaAGTTTTCTTTTCAGTGTGTTTTGGTTCTTCCATCTTTGGATTAAATCTGTTAGGAAACAAAGATATTAGTTGAAGTGTGACTAAACACATGGGAACATTGTCAGCTATAGCTCAGTTTTCTTGACCTGTTAAGTAATTGTGCACGACCATGAAATACTtcatgtttgggactgcatcacccagttccagtgcactgtgaaccagtcagtattgccctgacgAAGACGACAGATGGTCATCAAGATGTTGCCTCTCAATAAGTTCCATGGTCGTGCACAAAGAACATTTTGATTGAGTATttaacaacctgatgaaattattcactgtTCCAATGTATTGCTCAGTAGAAGGTCTGGATTGCATGACATCGCCCCAGAGGCGTTGCGAAAAATAGCAAAAGCACGCGCCCAAATGaactttgctttgttgtgcTAACTTTATATCGTACTTACAGTTAATTACTGAGTTTTTGGAACAGATATGAATCTCCTGATGATCTACATAGCTCAGAGGACGTTATAAGCTGATCATCAGAACTGTGGCTGCACAAAATACTGTGAGATTGAGAACTTTGCTATAAAAAACGACACACGTCGCAACTTCGCAAGCAACAGATTCGATTTCTATAGAACGAGAGCTCCTGGAGTTATGACACAAATAATGTCTATGCATCCTCAAGGTATCAAAGAAGCCACCTATTGCTCTTTATAACACTTCAGCATTAATTTAGACATCTAATTTTTCCAAAAATTCCTAAAGTTACCTTGAGTTACCTGACATCTCGATTCCCAAAAACTGTCACGGGCATATAGCAGTATCCATCCGCGACCAACATCAGTAGTGGTTCGGGCACAAAGTAGTTCATTACGGTTGTTCGGAACAGTCCACCAGGTCTTTGTTCTCAGTTATTATAAGAATTTAGAAAAAATATTTCCGGAGAGGACAAAAGATATTCGAGAGCTAAATAATACGGCTTTTACCCGGCTAGATTCCCAGAAACGAGAGCGTTCCCGTACCCAGAGTACAGTGATACAAAGCCTGAGAACGAGAGCGTTCCCGTAACCAGGGTACCGTGATACAAACCCTGAGAACGAGAGCGTTCTCGTACACAGGACACCGTGGTACAGGATCCTGGGAACGAGAGCGTTCCGCCATACATTCGTACACAGTGCACAGTCAGCTCAGCTGTAGTGCATAGCTAGCTGGTATAAATGAAGATCCCGGTAGTGTTTGTAAGCGTGACGCTCCTGTCCCTGCTCGGCTGCTGTCTCGGGATGGACCCGTACAGGGTGCTCGGCGTGGACCGGTCGGCGGACGAACGGGAAGTCAAGAAGGCGTACCGCCGGCTGTCCAGGGAGTGGTGAGCCGATATCGATAGGAAAAATTATCTAACGTTAGCAACATAGCGGTACCGAAGAACGTTACTGGACGGGTTCAATATTCGATACTTCCGGCTTCTCTGGTATTTATTTCCCCTGCatgattgtgtacatattgtcatTGTGTTGGATAATTGCTATGGTTTATTTATAACAAAACACGAGCACGAAAATATTGCTATGTTTTGTAttgagggtgggaggggggcgacatgcgTGCTGAAGGTATGAGGAAgcgaatctccaagcagatgttagggtgaaAGATCTTCAcgttgtttactgttgttgttgttattgttattgtttaggCATCCTGACAAGAACAAGGACCCCGGAGCAGAGCAGAAGTTTATAGAGATTAATCAGGCATATGAGGTGAGTATACAAGTGAtcactgtttttgtttacatttgaagaggggaggggaggtgtgctctagtactagtactggTTACCAGGACTTCAACAGATTAGATTACTGTGTAATATTTAAATAAGCAGATcgaataagcc
The window above is part of the Branchiostoma floridae strain S238N-H82 chromosome 14, Bfl_VNyyK, whole genome shotgun sequence genome. Proteins encoded here:
- the LOC118429897 gene encoding zinc finger protein 845-like; this translates as MCLVTLQLISLFPNRFNPKMEEPKHTEKKTYICGECGYRTARKNSLSRHLRTHTGERPYKCDQCDYSAGLKSCLDEHCLAKHTCEKPYMCEECGYKTARKSHLSEHMKTHTGEKPYVCDECGYRATQKSDLSKHMRTHTGERPHKCDQCDYSAALKSCLDQHRLAKHTGDKLYVCEECGYRATQKSHLSGHMRTHTGERPYKCDQCDYSAALKSCLDQHRLAKHTGDKLYVCEECGYRATQKSHLSGHMRTHTGERPYKCDQCDYSAALKSCLDQHRLAKHTSEKPFVCEECGYKTAIRSNLSAHIKTHTGEKPFKCEECGYRAALKSHLSRHMRTHTGERPHKCDLCDYSAARKFCLDEHHLAKHTSEKPFMCGECGYKATQKSHLSQHLKTHTGEKPFKCEECGYRAVKKSHLSQHMKTHTGEKPYSCSQCEYSAAQKSCLDKHLQAKHPSEKP